One Terriglobales bacterium DNA segment encodes these proteins:
- the cofG gene encoding 7,8-didemethyl-8-hydroxy-5-deazariboflavin synthase CofG translates to MARLLADISQGLPVGRRAAFQLINCADEDLPALLAAARTLKERFRPGVVTYSRKVFLPLTNLCRDYCRYCAFRKDPGQVGAHTMTPDEVLAIARAGEKLGCREALFSLGDKPELLFPEMRATLEHLGYKSTLHYLEAMCALVLRETRLLPHANPGLMSGEWIERLARYCPSLGLMVETTAEALLRPGGAHDQAPDKVPARRFQVLEEAGKRSVPFTTGLLIGIGETREDRVNTLFAIRAMHQRYGHIQEVIVQNFRSKPDTPMSSWPEPSRGEMLRTVAVARLILQDMNLQAPPNLSSPDYSELLQAGINDWGGVSPLTPDHINPEAPWPQLQDLEARTAEAGCCLRHRLTVYPEFLPKVLSRGGLLAERVSAAIDDEGYARGAAA, encoded by the coding sequence ATGGCTCGATTGCTTGCGGACATCTCCCAGGGTCTTCCCGTCGGTCGGAGAGCGGCATTCCAGTTGATCAATTGTGCTGACGAAGACCTTCCCGCCTTACTCGCGGCTGCACGGACTCTGAAGGAGAGGTTCCGTCCCGGGGTGGTCACGTACTCGCGCAAGGTCTTCCTGCCGCTGACCAATCTGTGCCGTGACTATTGCCGATACTGCGCGTTTCGCAAAGATCCTGGGCAAGTGGGCGCACATACGATGACCCCGGACGAGGTCCTGGCAATCGCGCGCGCCGGTGAGAAGCTCGGATGCCGCGAGGCACTCTTCAGCCTGGGCGACAAGCCGGAGTTGCTGTTCCCCGAAATGCGCGCCACCCTCGAGCATCTTGGTTACAAATCCACGCTGCACTATCTGGAAGCGATGTGTGCGCTGGTGTTGCGCGAGACCCGGCTGCTGCCCCACGCCAATCCGGGCCTGATGAGCGGGGAATGGATCGAGCGCCTGGCGCGATACTGTCCCAGCCTTGGCCTGATGGTGGAGACAACGGCGGAGGCGCTCCTGCGTCCCGGCGGAGCACACGACCAGGCGCCCGACAAGGTGCCCGCGAGGCGCTTCCAAGTCCTGGAGGAGGCGGGCAAACGCAGCGTACCCTTCACCACCGGCCTGCTCATCGGCATCGGCGAGACCCGCGAAGACCGCGTGAATACGCTGTTCGCCATCCGCGCTATGCATCAGCGATATGGACATATCCAGGAAGTGATCGTGCAGAATTTTCGCTCGAAGCCCGACACCCCCATGAGCTCCTGGCCGGAGCCCAGCCGCGGCGAGATGCTGCGTACCGTGGCCGTGGCGCGGCTGATCCTGCAGGACATGAACCTGCAGGCTCCGCCCAATTTATCCTCTCCTGACTACTCTGAACTGTTGCAGGCGGGCATCAACGACTGGGGCGGCGTGTCACCGCTCACGCCGGACCACATCAATCCGGAAGCCCCCTGGCCGCAGTTACAGGACCTAGAAGCGCGCACCGCTGAGGCCGGCTGCTGCTTGCGCCATCGGCTGACCGTGTATCCTGAGTTCCTTCCCAAAGTCCTGAGCCGCGGAGGCTTGCTGGCAGAGCGCGTCTCCGCAGCCATCGACGACGAGGGTTACGCGCGGGGAGCAGCGGCATGA
- the cofC gene encoding 2-phospho-L-lactate guanylyltransferase: protein MILIPVKDLREAKQRLGEVLSQEQRTLLAEAMLTDVVEAVLGWKQHPPVALVTSYPFAIRLARDCGFDVIEDRENPGETGAIAMATRVALERGARETLVLPGDMPLLTTAELEAVYAAAPRQGVVLVPSADRRGSNAVLRRPADLIPLRFGNDSFVPHLNAARATGKQVVVPEFEGIGLDVDTPADLAALLSLPTRSRAQLLLEWWKVAERLAHAQSA from the coding sequence ATGATCCTGATCCCGGTCAAAGACCTGCGCGAAGCCAAGCAGCGACTGGGCGAGGTGCTATCGCAGGAACAGCGGACGCTGCTGGCCGAAGCCATGCTGACCGACGTGGTTGAAGCGGTCCTGGGCTGGAAGCAGCATCCACCGGTCGCGCTGGTCACCAGCTATCCCTTCGCCATCAGACTGGCTCGTGACTGCGGCTTCGACGTCATCGAGGACCGTGAGAACCCGGGCGAAACCGGCGCCATCGCCATGGCCACGCGGGTCGCCCTCGAGCGCGGAGCCCGGGAGACTTTGGTCCTGCCCGGCGACATGCCACTGCTCACGACCGCGGAACTGGAAGCGGTCTATGCGGCGGCGCCCCGGCAGGGCGTAGTGCTGGTTCCGTCGGCCGACCGGCGGGGCTCCAACGCCGTCTTGCGCCGTCCCGCCGACCTGATTCCCCTGCGCTTCGGCAATGACAGCTTCGTCCCCCACCTCAACGCCGCCCGCGCCACCGGCAAGCAGGTGGTGGTGCCGGAGTTCGAGGGCATCGGCCTGGACGTCGATACCCCGGCCGACCTCGCGGCGCTGCTCTCGTTGCCTACCCGATCGCGCGCCCAGCTTCTGCTGGAGTGGTGGAAGGTCGCGGAACGCTTGGCCCATGCGCAGAGTGCCTGA
- a CDS encoding xanthine dehydrogenase family protein molybdopterin-binding subunit gives MGKEKEHWVGKPLKRKEEARLVRGRGKFIDDLKPERCLHMRLARSPYAHARIDRVDVSAAAALPGVICTLTGEELGAGLCSPFMEIGPGVCGRIQDLPMARGKVRYQGEPVAAIVAESRYVAEDAAELVQVEYTPLQPVIDAEFAATDKSVVHEEAGSNVIWNGAWEFGDVDKAFREAAHVVEIDRMHFHRFSSTPLENNVIIAKWDVKEDRIYFQCNNSFPTIGMQLLAPALGVHIDQIRVETFDIGGSFGIKINNYPQMAIAALASRKAGGRWIKWCETRSEHMNSSAHGNERTFRDTRIALDEKGVITAVASKHLDDCGAFPRYEPLGAVIWSQVFPATYRFKNARIEFTQVVTNKTPVGPNRGYSRMQHLWFLERCVDICAHELGIPADEMRLRNYIQPGEFPYTTPNGCVYDSGNYPGMLALAKKLIDYDGWRKRQAEAKKEGRMIGIGIGTTLDSGTNNFGQSRIVNPDAPFSGNSQAANVKLDMFGEVVVAVGSVPQGQGHETVASQVVADVLNIHPDQVTVRAGFDTDRNVHTGFTGTYASQFAVSGLSAVHGAAQKLKKEILKLAAFALQAKEDDLELGYNEQGGLVRVRGTEKMIPYIGLANIVNTNSAILPEELYELTLNCRYIWRAPFKLPDVKTKFGNLTLTYSSQLHIAVMEVDRDTCVPAILDYVAIDDCGTVINPLIVEGQVHGATAHGIGAALMETCAYDESGNLLTGTFSDYTPITAMNMPLIKYGTIETPSPHTYSGAKGMGEGGAAPIHAISAALQDALYDQGIIIDDSHNTGSSLFHALQRARTGQRYQNVKIARRATA, from the coding sequence GTGGGTAAGGAAAAGGAACACTGGGTCGGCAAGCCGCTCAAGCGCAAGGAAGAAGCGCGCCTGGTGCGCGGCCGGGGCAAGTTCATCGACGACTTGAAGCCCGAACGCTGCCTCCACATGCGGCTGGCGCGCTCACCTTACGCCCACGCTCGCATCGACCGGGTTGACGTCTCGGCGGCGGCCGCTTTGCCCGGCGTCATCTGCACCCTGACCGGGGAGGAGCTCGGCGCGGGCCTGTGTTCGCCCTTCATGGAGATCGGCCCCGGCGTTTGCGGCAGGATCCAGGACTTGCCCATGGCCCGAGGCAAGGTGCGCTACCAGGGCGAGCCCGTGGCCGCCATCGTGGCCGAGTCGCGCTACGTCGCCGAAGACGCAGCCGAGCTCGTGCAAGTCGAGTACACGCCGCTGCAGCCGGTGATCGACGCTGAGTTCGCCGCCACCGACAAGAGCGTCGTGCACGAAGAGGCGGGCTCCAACGTGATCTGGAACGGCGCCTGGGAGTTCGGCGACGTGGACAAGGCCTTCCGCGAAGCCGCCCACGTGGTCGAGATCGACCGCATGCACTTCCACCGCTTCTCCTCCACCCCGCTGGAGAACAACGTCATCATCGCCAAGTGGGACGTCAAGGAAGACCGCATCTATTTCCAATGCAATAATTCCTTCCCCACCATCGGCATGCAGCTGCTGGCGCCCGCGTTGGGCGTCCACATCGACCAGATCCGGGTCGAGACCTTCGACATCGGCGGCAGCTTCGGCATCAAGATCAACAACTATCCGCAGATGGCGATCGCGGCGCTGGCCTCGCGCAAGGCCGGCGGACGCTGGATCAAGTGGTGCGAGACCCGCTCCGAGCACATGAACTCCAGCGCCCACGGCAACGAACGCACCTTCCGTGATACCCGCATCGCGCTCGACGAAAAGGGCGTGATCACCGCCGTCGCCTCCAAGCACCTCGACGACTGCGGCGCCTTTCCGCGCTACGAACCGCTGGGCGCGGTGATCTGGTCGCAGGTCTTTCCCGCCACCTATCGCTTCAAGAACGCCCGCATCGAGTTCACCCAGGTGGTGACCAACAAGACGCCGGTCGGCCCCAACCGCGGATACTCCCGCATGCAGCACCTCTGGTTCCTGGAGCGCTGTGTGGACATCTGCGCCCACGAGCTCGGCATTCCCGCCGACGAGATGCGCCTGCGCAACTACATCCAACCTGGCGAATTCCCCTACACCACGCCCAACGGCTGCGTTTACGACTCGGGGAATTATCCCGGCATGCTGGCGCTGGCCAAGAAACTCATCGACTACGATGGCTGGCGCAAGCGCCAGGCCGAGGCGAAAAAAGAAGGCCGGATGATCGGCATCGGCATCGGTACCACGCTCGATTCCGGCACCAACAACTTCGGCCAATCACGCATCGTCAACCCGGATGCGCCCTTCAGCGGTAATTCCCAGGCCGCCAACGTCAAGCTCGATATGTTCGGAGAAGTGGTGGTCGCGGTGGGCTCCGTGCCGCAAGGCCAGGGACACGAAACGGTGGCGTCGCAGGTGGTCGCCGATGTGCTCAACATCCATCCCGACCAGGTCACGGTGCGCGCCGGCTTCGACACCGACCGCAACGTCCACACCGGTTTTACCGGCACCTATGCCAGCCAGTTCGCGGTCTCCGGCCTGTCCGCGGTCCATGGCGCCGCGCAGAAGCTGAAGAAGGAGATCCTGAAGTTGGCTGCCTTTGCGCTGCAGGCGAAAGAGGATGACTTGGAGCTGGGATACAACGAGCAGGGTGGTCTGGTCCGCGTACGCGGCACCGAGAAGATGATCCCCTATATCGGTCTGGCCAACATCGTGAACACCAACTCGGCCATCCTGCCCGAGGAGCTTTACGAGCTCACGCTGAATTGCCGCTACATCTGGCGCGCGCCCTTCAAGCTGCCCGACGTCAAGACCAAGTTCGGCAACCTCACGCTGACCTACTCGTCCCAATTGCACATCGCGGTCATGGAAGTCGATCGCGACACCTGCGTGCCCGCCATCCTCGACTACGTTGCCATCGACGACTGCGGCACAGTCATCAACCCGCTAATAGTGGAGGGTCAGGTGCACGGGGCAACGGCCCATGGCATCGGCGCCGCCCTGATGGAGACCTGTGCCTACGACGAGTCCGGCAACCTGCTGACCGGCACCTTCAGCGACTACACGCCCATCACCGCCATGAATATGCCGCTCATCAAGTACGGGACCATCGAGACGCCGTCGCCCCACACCTACAGCGGCGCCAAGGGGATGGGCGAAGGCGGCGCCGCGCCCATCCACGCCATCTCGGCCGCGCTCCAGGACGCGCTTTACGACCAGGGCATCATCATCGACGATTCGCATAACACCGGCAGCAGCCTGTTTCACGCGCTGCAACGGGCCCGTACCGGGCAGAGATATCAGAACGTCAAGATCGCGAGGCGGGCGACCGCATGA
- a CDS encoding xanthine dehydrogenase family protein subunit M: MYPRAFQYHRASSLKEATSMLASLGDEAKLLAGGQSLIPLMKLRFANPAHLVDLNFIPGTSFIKQQNGTLHFGALTRHAEIEDSPAAAAIPILHDCAAGIADVQVRNRGTIGGSVAEADPSGDWAACLLTLATEVRCVSPRGDRTVPLPEFITDAYTTVLAHDELISEIVVKVPPKSSGGCYLAFKRAAPVYPSAAVGVQLALQDGVCSDVAIVLSAVGLTPIRAREAENALRGQAVGPKAIGAAAEAARAAADPQPDMRGSAEYKRQLVAALTRRAIQLADRRARGDGVEGGHLYA, encoded by the coding sequence ATGTATCCGCGCGCATTCCAGTACCACCGCGCCAGTTCGCTGAAGGAAGCGACGAGCATGCTGGCCAGCCTGGGCGACGAAGCCAAGCTGCTGGCCGGAGGGCAAAGCCTCATCCCGCTGATGAAGCTTCGCTTCGCCAACCCGGCCCACCTGGTGGACCTGAACTTCATCCCGGGTACTTCCTTCATCAAGCAGCAGAACGGGACCCTCCATTTCGGCGCCCTGACCCGCCACGCCGAGATCGAAGATTCACCGGCGGCAGCGGCGATCCCCATCCTGCACGACTGCGCCGCCGGGATCGCCGATGTCCAGGTGCGCAACCGGGGGACGATCGGCGGTTCCGTCGCCGAAGCCGATCCCAGCGGTGACTGGGCGGCGTGCCTGCTGACACTCGCCACCGAGGTGCGTTGCGTCAGCCCGCGCGGCGATCGCACCGTGCCCCTGCCGGAGTTCATCACCGATGCCTACACCACCGTGCTGGCGCACGACGAGCTGATCAGCGAGATCGTGGTCAAGGTGCCGCCCAAGAGCTCCGGAGGCTGCTATCTGGCCTTCAAGCGCGCTGCGCCCGTCTATCCCAGTGCCGCCGTGGGCGTGCAACTCGCGTTGCAGGACGGCGTGTGCAGCGATGTTGCCATCGTGCTCAGCGCCGTTGGGCTGACCCCGATCCGTGCCCGTGAAGCGGAGAACGCACTTCGCGGCCAGGCGGTGGGCCCGAAAGCCATCGGGGCCGCGGCGGAGGCGGCACGCGCCGCGGCGGACCCGCAGCCGGATATGCGGGGCAGTGCGGAGTACAAGCGCCAACTGGTCGCGGCGTTGACCCGGCGCGCGATCCAGCTCGCCGATCGACGCGCCCGTGGCGATGGCGTCGAAGGGGGCCACCTTTATGCCTGA
- a CDS encoding 2-dehydropantoate 2-reductase: MMKKVCIVGAGAIGSLYAAHLARVAEVWCLVRREEHAHALDERGLRVSGTHDFTVQVNAETRPDRLPHFDLGIVATKATQAAEAFRPVGHLFDGGAIISAQNGLGSEEILAALTRGKIIRACTFMSGTRHSDSHVQYELDTPTWLGPFEPTGTPFSTVKEAADLIVAGGLKAEALEDCRPAQWSKLIFNASVNAVSALTDLPHCREFAEGFVGDLMKELIEEGKSVAAAAGIRLQDDPWEMNRIGCQTDHPTSMLYDVRHRQPTEIDFLCGAIAREAVRLGVPAPRHTAMYQLIKGRELSWEWESDARKTAAKHALDSYRVAK; encoded by the coding sequence ATGATGAAGAAGGTCTGCATCGTCGGCGCGGGCGCCATCGGCAGCTTGTATGCCGCGCACCTGGCGCGCGTGGCCGAAGTGTGGTGCCTGGTGCGCCGGGAGGAGCACGCCCACGCGCTCGACGAGCGCGGCCTGCGCGTCTCCGGGACGCACGATTTCACCGTGCAGGTGAACGCGGAAACCCGCCCCGACCGCCTGCCACACTTCGATCTGGGCATCGTCGCCACCAAGGCGACGCAGGCCGCGGAGGCGTTCCGGCCGGTCGGCCACCTGTTCGACGGCGGCGCGATCATCTCGGCGCAGAATGGACTGGGCAGCGAAGAGATCCTGGCGGCGCTCACCCGCGGCAAGATCATCCGGGCCTGCACCTTCATGAGCGGCACGCGGCACAGCGACAGCCATGTGCAATACGAGCTCGACACTCCCACCTGGCTCGGCCCCTTCGAACCGACCGGCACACCCTTCTCCACGGTGAAGGAGGCGGCCGACCTGATCGTTGCCGGCGGCCTCAAAGCCGAGGCGCTCGAGGATTGCCGCCCGGCGCAGTGGTCAAAGCTGATCTTCAACGCGTCGGTCAACGCCGTATCGGCGCTGACCGACCTGCCGCACTGCCGCGAGTTTGCCGAAGGGTTCGTCGGCGACTTGATGAAAGAGCTGATCGAGGAGGGCAAGAGCGTGGCCGCCGCCGCCGGGATTCGGCTGCAGGACGACCCCTGGGAGATGAACCGCATCGGCTGCCAGACCGACCATCCGACCTCGATGCTCTATGACGTCCGCCACCGCCAGCCCACCGAGATCGACTTCCTCTGCGGCGCCATCGCCCGCGAGGCTGTGCGCCTCGGCGTGCCCGCACCCCGGCACACTGCAATGTACCAGCTCATCAAGGGCAGGGAACTCTCCTGGGAATGGGAGAGCGACGCTCGCAAGACCGCAGCCAAGCACGCTCTCGACAGCTACCGGGTGGCCAAATGA
- the cofD gene encoding 2-phospho-L-lactate transferase, with amino-acid sequence MIVVITGGTGGAKFVQGIQSCMPPEELTCVVNTGDDLLCWGLHISPDLDSITYALAGLLSKQRGWGVEGDTFECLEVMKRLGAPAWFQLGDRDLALHISRTAMLAAGKTLSAATAAIAGSFGIRSRILPMADARVETRIATDHRELSFQEYFVRERYQVPVHAVRFEGAATSKAAPGVVDAILSADAVLIAPSNPITSIGPILAIPAIKQALQATAAPVGAVSPIVGGAAVSGPAGELMALRSLEVSGMGIAAAYRDFLDVLVLDERDAHLVPLAEKLGLGVLCTNSLMKTDGDKAALAQAALQATLASRSKLKPAAAVQR; translated from the coding sequence ATGATCGTTGTCATCACCGGCGGCACCGGGGGCGCAAAGTTCGTCCAGGGCATACAGTCGTGCATGCCGCCTGAAGAGCTGACATGCGTCGTCAATACCGGCGACGACTTGCTTTGCTGGGGACTGCACATCTCTCCCGACCTCGACTCGATCACCTACGCCCTGGCCGGCCTGCTCAGCAAGCAGCGCGGATGGGGCGTGGAGGGCGACACCTTCGAGTGCCTGGAGGTGATGAAAAGGCTGGGAGCGCCCGCCTGGTTCCAGCTCGGCGACCGAGACCTGGCGCTGCACATCAGCCGCACCGCGATGCTCGCGGCCGGCAAGACACTGAGCGCGGCCACGGCTGCGATCGCCGGCTCATTCGGCATCCGCTCGCGCATCCTGCCGATGGCAGACGCGCGGGTCGAGACCCGCATTGCCACCGACCACCGCGAGCTGAGCTTCCAAGAGTACTTTGTGCGCGAACGTTACCAGGTGCCGGTGCACGCGGTGCGGTTCGAGGGCGCGGCGACGTCCAAGGCTGCGCCCGGTGTCGTGGATGCGATCCTCTCCGCCGACGCCGTGCTCATCGCGCCCAGCAATCCGATCACCAGCATCGGACCGATCCTCGCCATCCCGGCCATCAAGCAGGCACTGCAGGCCACGGCTGCTCCCGTCGGGGCGGTCAGCCCGATCGTCGGTGGGGCAGCGGTCTCCGGTCCCGCCGGCGAGCTTATGGCATTGCGCAGCCTGGAGGTCTCGGGAATGGGGATCGCGGCCGCCTATCGTGACTTCCTGGATGTGCTGGTCCTTGACGAACGAGACGCTCACCTTGTTCCGCTGGCAGAAAAGCTAGGTCTGGGTGTGCTCTGTACTAATTCGCTCATGAAGACTGACGGGGACAAAGCGGCGCTGGCGCAAGCCGCGTTGCAGGCGACTCTGGCTTCGCGGTCGAAACTGAAGCCGGCCGCAGCGGTGCAACGATGA
- a CDS encoding SRPBCC domain-containing protein, with the protein MAIRFGGEFTVKKRPEEVFDFLTDPNRFGPLMPEFRGLSVQDPQNFTIKVNVGVSYIKGTADVKMRLAEAERPRRAKYEGKGDVAGGGTTLVAGFDLAEAPDGTKVAWAGEAQVFGRLTSLAGGLLEPLAKKNVQKLIDGLQSALA; encoded by the coding sequence ATGGCGATTAGATTCGGCGGGGAATTCACCGTGAAGAAACGTCCGGAGGAGGTGTTCGACTTCCTCACCGACCCCAACCGCTTCGGGCCGCTGATGCCTGAGTTCCGCGGGCTCAGCGTGCAGGACCCGCAGAACTTCACGATCAAGGTGAACGTCGGCGTTTCCTACATCAAGGGCACGGCGGACGTGAAGATGCGCCTGGCGGAGGCCGAGCGGCCCCGGCGGGCAAAATACGAAGGCAAAGGCGATGTCGCCGGCGGAGGCACCACCCTGGTTGCGGGCTTTGACTTGGCCGAAGCGCCCGATGGGACCAAGGTGGCATGGGCGGGCGAGGCCCAGGTCTTCGGCCGCCTCACTTCGCTGGCCGGCGGGCTGCTGGAGCCACTGGCGAAGAAGAACGTGCAGAAACTGATTGACGGCCTGCAATCGGCACTGGCTTGA
- a CDS encoding (2Fe-2S)-binding protein, whose protein sequence is MPEPQPVAIKLRVNGNEYSASVEPRLLLVELLRDEFDLTGTHVGCDTTYCGACTVLFNGVTVKSCTMFAVQADGAEITTVEGLTTDGHLHPLQQAFINDHGLQCGYCTPGMLISGAYLLSRNPRPSDKDIRKGIAGNTCRCTGYQNIFKAVADAAAATRASQHGD, encoded by the coding sequence ATGCCTGAGCCCCAGCCCGTCGCCATCAAGCTTAGGGTCAATGGCAATGAGTATTCCGCCAGCGTCGAGCCCCGCCTGCTCCTGGTCGAATTGCTGCGTGATGAATTCGATCTCACCGGCACCCACGTGGGGTGCGACACCACCTATTGCGGCGCCTGCACCGTCCTGTTCAACGGAGTCACGGTGAAGTCGTGCACCATGTTCGCGGTGCAAGCCGACGGCGCCGAGATCACCACCGTCGAGGGATTGACTACGGACGGGCACCTGCATCCCTTGCAACAGGCCTTCATCAACGACCACGGCCTGCAATGCGGCTACTGCACTCCCGGCATGCTGATCTCCGGCGCCTATCTGCTCTCCCGCAACCCGCGGCCGAGCGACAAGGACATCCGCAAGGGTATTGCCGGGAACACGTGCCGCTGCACCGGATACCAGAACATCTTCAAGGCGGTCGCCGATGCGGCCGCAGCCACGAGGGCGAGCCAGCATGGCGATTAG